Proteins from a single region of Flavobacterium sp. YJ01:
- a CDS encoding alkaline phosphatase: MKTSVLFISLFLSLIGAVNRLFSQEQVKIHSHNDYNQTIPFWNAYANGANSIEADIFLKDNNLYVSHDPQGILASRTLEDLYLKPLETALKMNFKKEHQLFLLIDIKTEAVSTLTKLVSVLNKYESITKNKNIKIIVSGNRPDPETYVKYPDFIFFDFQELGKSISKENWSKVAMVSADFKKYSVWNGLGRLTHEDYNKVSAVISKAKETNKPFRFWAAPDTKSAWKAFLELGVDIINTDSPYNCVQYIQALPKRLITANNSSKVYKPTYKTDQKEAPVKNVILLIGDGNGLSQISSAVLANNGALSVTQLKSIGFIKTQSADDFTTDSAAAGTALATGQKTNNRAIGTDSLRKPIANIMEVLQKRKYATGVITTDEITGATPAAFYAHTEERSSTEIIANDLLKSKLNLFVGGGANTFKNTALSSKFKLLSSIKELEKANSDTVGVFISDGRVPSVLEGRGELLADATKYSLEFLNKKKKPFFLMVEGAQIDSFGHVNNVGGIVSETIDFDTAITQALQFADKNEGTLVIVTADHETSGFAIPQGNVKKRKIEGDFITNDHTATMVPIFSYGPHSQDFQGVYENNEVFAKILSLLK, encoded by the coding sequence ATGAAAACATCAGTTTTGTTCATTAGTCTTTTCCTGTCCTTAATTGGCGCAGTAAATCGATTATTTTCTCAAGAACAGGTTAAAATACATTCTCATAACGATTACAATCAAACTATTCCTTTTTGGAATGCTTATGCAAATGGTGCGAATTCTATTGAAGCAGACATTTTTCTAAAAGATAATAATTTATACGTTTCTCATGATCCGCAAGGTATTTTAGCTTCAAGAACTCTAGAAGATTTGTATTTAAAGCCTTTAGAAACGGCTTTAAAAATGAACTTCAAAAAAGAACACCAATTATTTTTATTGATTGATATTAAAACCGAAGCAGTTTCAACGCTCACTAAATTAGTTTCTGTTTTAAATAAATACGAATCCATTACAAAAAACAAGAACATTAAAATTATTGTATCAGGAAATAGACCTGATCCCGAAACTTATGTGAAATATCCAGATTTTATTTTCTTTGATTTTCAAGAATTAGGTAAATCAATCTCAAAAGAAAATTGGTCAAAAGTTGCCATGGTAAGTGCAGATTTTAAAAAATATTCTGTTTGGAATGGTTTAGGAAGATTAACGCATGAAGATTATAATAAAGTTAGCGCTGTTATTTCTAAAGCAAAAGAAACGAATAAACCGTTTCGTTTTTGGGCTGCTCCAGATACAAAAAGCGCGTGGAAAGCCTTTTTAGAATTAGGAGTAGATATTATCAATACAGATTCACCTTATAACTGTGTTCAATATATTCAAGCTTTACCAAAAAGATTAATAACGGCGAATAATTCTTCTAAAGTCTATAAACCGACTTATAAGACAGATCAGAAAGAAGCTCCTGTAAAAAATGTTATTCTTTTAATTGGAGATGGAAATGGTTTGTCGCAAATATCTTCTGCTGTTTTGGCTAATAACGGAGCTTTATCTGTAACACAATTAAAAAGCATTGGTTTTATAAAAACACAATCTGCAGATGATTTTACAACAGATTCTGCGGCTGCAGGAACGGCTTTGGCAACAGGTCAGAAAACAAATAATAGAGCAATCGGAACAGATAGTTTAAGAAAACCGATTGCGAATATTATGGAGGTTTTGCAAAAAAGAAAATATGCAACTGGTGTAATTACAACAGATGAAATCACTGGCGCAACTCCGGCGGCTTTTTACGCACACACAGAAGAAAGATCAAGTACTGAAATAATTGCTAATGATTTGTTGAAGAGCAAATTAAACCTATTTGTTGGAGGCGGAGCGAATACTTTTAAAAATACAGCATTAAGTTCTAAATTCAAATTATTGAGCTCAATTAAAGAACTAGAAAAAGCAAACAGCGATACAGTTGGCGTTTTTATTTCTGATGGAAGAGTTCCGTCGGTTTTAGAAGGAAGAGGAGAATTATTAGCCGATGCAACAAAATACAGTTTAGAGTTTTTAAACAAAAAGAAAAAGCCTTTTTTCTTAATGGTAGAAGGCGCACAAATTGATAGTTTCGGACACGTTAATAACGTTGGCGGAATCGTTTCTGAAACAATAGATTTTGATACAGCAATTACGCAAGCTTTACAATTTGCAGATAAAAACGAAGGAACATTGGTAATTGTAACCGCAGACCATGAAACTTCTGGATTTGCAATTCCGCAGGGAAATGTGAAAAAACGTAAAATCGAAGGTGATTTTATAACAAATGACCACACAGCGACAATGGTTCCTATTTTTTCTTACGGACCACATTCGCAAGATTTTCAAGGTGTTTACGAGAATAATGAAGTGTTTGCAAAAATACTTTCATTGCTGAAATAA
- a CDS encoding mechanosensitive ion channel family protein, translating to MILGLKRLLSSLLLLLILILNSNTAEAQLLGSAKTTAEEPAKTPEDSLGRRTPQGTVNGFIKAIGDQNYLRASQYLVLSKRSYRKTAERIRIVKTFQQLLDQGGNLSPSSIISNKETGRTDDDLATGVDHVGNISTNKTAIHLYVENQSDDSQPALWLFSAETVESIMDADLKGEKTFLDRVLPNVLIQKKLGNVPIGHWLVVVIMTVASYLLSRLLIFVLVFLLQKIWKKAATEKGEAVIEAFSLPVQMYMTVLLFVAFTQRMGISIVVRQRFSIIIITISIVAFLILLWRLTDFVTMFTRSRMNRRGRISAVSAILFLSRTTKVAIVFIGIIAILGIIGVDVTAGLAALGIGGIALALGAQKTIENFVGSVSLIADQPLRVGDYCRVDDIKGTVESIGMRSTMLRTSARTIVTIPNGQLSASKIENFAHRDRFIFNPIFNFRMETTPDQMRYLLVELRSLLYAHPSVLNLNPIVRFTGITNDALKVEITAYIESSTFEISQEVQEDLLLRMMDIIEKSGTSLAYPSQTLYVARNISPSSEKTAEVSETVKKWKENNELQVPKFDPKRVEELKNSIKYPDDGSFNPDENNAIV from the coding sequence ATGATTTTAGGTCTTAAGCGTTTGCTGTCTTCTTTATTGCTGTTGCTGATTTTAATCTTAAATTCAAATACAGCAGAAGCCCAATTATTAGGCTCGGCAAAAACTACCGCAGAAGAACCTGCCAAAACTCCAGAAGATTCTCTTGGCAGAAGAACGCCTCAAGGAACAGTCAACGGATTTATTAAGGCAATTGGCGATCAAAACTATTTGCGTGCAAGTCAGTATTTGGTTTTAAGTAAACGTTCGTACCGTAAAACAGCAGAAAGAATCAGAATCGTAAAAACGTTTCAGCAGTTATTAGATCAAGGAGGAAATCTATCTCCATCTTCAATTATTAGCAATAAAGAAACGGGCCGAACAGATGATGATTTAGCGACTGGAGTTGACCATGTTGGAAATATTTCTACCAATAAAACTGCGATACACCTTTATGTGGAAAATCAGTCAGATGACAGTCAGCCAGCTTTATGGCTTTTTTCTGCAGAAACAGTCGAGTCTATTATGGATGCTGATTTAAAAGGAGAAAAAACTTTTTTAGACAGGGTTTTGCCTAATGTTTTAATACAAAAAAAATTAGGAAATGTTCCAATCGGACATTGGCTGGTCGTAGTTATTATGACCGTTGCATCTTATTTGCTTTCAAGATTGCTAATTTTTGTACTTGTTTTTCTTCTTCAAAAAATATGGAAGAAAGCGGCAACCGAAAAAGGAGAAGCAGTAATAGAAGCATTTTCATTGCCTGTTCAAATGTATATGACGGTTCTTTTATTTGTTGCATTTACCCAGCGAATGGGAATTTCAATCGTAGTTCGCCAGCGTTTTAGCATTATCATTATTACTATTAGTATTGTCGCATTTTTAATTCTGCTTTGGAGATTGACCGATTTTGTAACTATGTTTACGCGCAGCAGAATGAACAGACGTGGACGTATTTCGGCGGTTTCTGCAATATTGTTTTTGAGTCGTACCACAAAAGTCGCCATCGTTTTTATTGGAATTATTGCCATACTCGGAATCATTGGAGTAGATGTTACGGCTGGACTTGCAGCACTTGGAATCGGAGGTATCGCATTAGCATTGGGAGCACAAAAAACAATAGAAAACTTTGTTGGAAGTGTAAGTCTTATTGCAGACCAGCCATTGCGAGTGGGAGATTATTGCCGAGTTGATGACATAAAAGGAACAGTAGAATCTATCGGAATGCGTTCTACAATGCTTCGTACTTCTGCACGAACCATTGTAACAATTCCAAATGGTCAATTGTCTGCCAGTAAAATAGAAAATTTTGCGCATCGTGATCGTTTTATCTTTAATCCGATTTTTAATTTTAGAATGGAAACTACTCCAGATCAAATGCGTTATTTGTTGGTAGAACTTCGATCTTTATTGTATGCGCATCCTTCTGTGCTAAATTTAAATCCGATAGTGCGTTTTACGGGAATTACAAATGATGCTTTAAAGGTCGAAATTACAGCTTATATCGAATCTTCTACTTTTGAAATTTCGCAAGAAGTTCAAGAAGATCTTCTTTTAAGAATGATGGACATTATAGAAAAAAGCGGAACATCTTTAGCCTATCCATCTCAGACACTTTATGTAGCAAGAAATATTTCTCCGTCAAGCGAAAAAACGGCTGAGGTTTCAGAAACAGTTAAAAAATGGAAAGAAAACAATGAATTACAAGTTCCTAAATTTGATCCTAAACGAGTAGAAGAATTAAAGAACAGTATCAAATATCCAGATGATGGAAGTTTTAATCCTGATGAAAATAATGCTATAGTTTAA
- a CDS encoding alkaline phosphatase: MNRRRFLKGSTLLSGLAVMSPTVIFSNDLESISKKSKKAKNIIFLISDGMSTGTLQMANLYSQNILNKNGNWMDLYAQNKVSRALMDTASASSAVTDSAAASSSFGGGYRVKNGVLNVGPNGEKYLPIWQKFKNAGKKAGCVTTVTITHATPAGFCVNSDSRNAENEIAETYAQLGLDVLMGGGDEFFNPEKRKDKKDVYKIYEEKGYQILKDKSGLENLKKDTKTLGVFSTGALPYSIDRANIAELQHTPTLAEMSKAAINQMKDHKDGFVLLIEGGKVDWAAHANDIAALIHDQLAFDEAVKTAIDFAENDKETLVIITTDHGNANPGLIYGAEATQKFNSIADYKYTNEYILNSIHSDFNLQQIKDWIFKTNKISLSDQEAQHLLDFYSGLEKLEDGLYNYKKLPFKAYSEIQKKHNNVGWISMDHSGDYVELAAFGPGSELLKPFVKNTDMHYLMLEAAMAV, from the coding sequence ATGAATAGACGTAGATTTCTTAAAGGCTCAACTTTATTAAGCGGACTGGCAGTAATGAGCCCTACAGTCATTTTTTCTAATGATTTGGAATCCATTTCAAAAAAAAGCAAAAAAGCCAAAAATATCATATTTCTTATTAGCGACGGGATGAGTACCGGAACTTTGCAAATGGCCAACTTATACTCGCAAAATATATTGAACAAAAATGGCAATTGGATGGATCTGTATGCTCAAAATAAAGTTTCCAGAGCGCTTATGGATACGGCTTCGGCAAGTTCGGCAGTTACCGATTCGGCGGCTGCCAGTTCATCTTTTGGAGGCGGATATCGTGTTAAAAATGGTGTTTTAAATGTTGGTCCAAACGGAGAAAAATACCTTCCGATTTGGCAGAAATTTAAAAATGCAGGTAAAAAAGCGGGCTGCGTTACAACCGTAACGATCACGCATGCAACTCCCGCGGGATTTTGCGTAAACTCGGATAGTAGAAATGCAGAAAACGAAATTGCAGAAACCTATGCACAATTAGGATTAGACGTTTTGATGGGCGGCGGAGATGAATTTTTCAATCCAGAAAAAAGAAAAGATAAAAAAGATGTTTATAAAATCTATGAAGAAAAAGGGTATCAAATTTTAAAAGATAAATCTGGACTTGAAAACTTAAAGAAAGATACTAAAACTCTTGGTGTATTTTCGACTGGAGCTTTGCCGTATTCTATTGACAGAGCTAATATTGCAGAATTACAGCATACTCCAACTCTTGCCGAAATGAGCAAAGCCGCAATTAATCAGATGAAAGATCATAAAGATGGTTTTGTTCTTTTAATTGAAGGTGGAAAAGTGGATTGGGCTGCGCATGCAAATGATATTGCGGCTTTAATTCACGATCAATTGGCATTTGACGAAGCGGTAAAAACGGCTATTGATTTTGCTGAAAATGATAAAGAAACGCTTGTTATTATTACAACAGATCACGGAAATGCAAATCCGGGACTGATTTACGGTGCAGAAGCGACACAAAAATTTAATAGCATTGCTGATTATAAATACACAAATGAATATATTCTGAATTCGATTCATAGCGATTTTAATCTACAGCAAATTAAAGATTGGATTTTTAAAACCAACAAAATAAGTTTGAGCGATCAAGAAGCGCAGCATTTACTAGATTTTTATTCTGGTTTAGAAAAATTGGAAGACGGTTTATACAATTATAAAAAACTGCCTTTTAAAGCCTATTCTGAAATACAGAAAAAGCATAATAATGTCGGATGGATCAGCATGGATCATTCTGGAGATTATGTAGAATTGGCTGCTTTTGGTCCTGGAAGCGAACTTTTAAAACCTTTCGTAAAAAACACAGATATGCATTATTTAATGCTCGAAGCGGCAATGGCAGTTTAA
- a CDS encoding substrate-binding domain-containing protein: MYQFIKYIVLFFAVSLSLVSCKQKQGDKIKVGFSQAMTTDDWRKQMNNSIKIEASLRPEVDLTIKDANNNVNRQIEDIERFISNKVDVIIVSPIQSKPLTAVVEKSIKAGIPVLVVDRKIEGENYTAYLGADNIEIGRIGARYIISHSKGSGKIIEITGAAGSSPAYERTLGFNQVINENKRFTIVKTIQGDWEKESVKAPLKAVLQQNPDIEYVFAHNDRMALSAWETAKTLGLENKIKFIGVDALNSVNGGIELVKSGVLDGTILYPTGGNEALKLALKIYNKESVSKNNILNTIVIDNNNAEIIENQMDKVDQQQLVIESQQGAIKVQEKEYASQNNLVRLLSFFLVIILSLTIYSIYSTISISRKKKQLERINQTVIDQNSEIQEMAAIASKSNEAKLSFFTGLSHEFKTPITLIMSYVESLIENDKIKGTALIDEVKLIHKNSNRLLRLINQLLDFRKIEEQKFTLRASNVKIYDFTNEVMANFKGEAIRRNIDFQLVGKNKNLELFIDSGLMDKVYFNLLSNAFKFTPDNGKITISIVESPDNSVKIHFKDSGIGIPENEQSNVFNPFFRASNNNKNSSGIGLHLSKEFVLLHKGNIELKSKQGSEFVITLWKGKEHLKPEEIIQKVENQNNIPSLITDNLDLESELKDLNAISDSEKHSLLIIEDNIDLVTFLKAKLSNEYIVNISDGSDAVEKALEIIPDIIICDINLVDKDGYEITKELKKDLRSSHIPIIILTAQSNKESVLKGLQSGVDQYLTKPFSLSILKQSILSLLFNREKLRYYYTNNIYRVEPESKFGNQEQTFITKMNSVIMNNVENPKFSVEELAEKLGVSRVQLYRKVKAIIGINISDHINNVKLEKAAELLKSNEMNISEIAYSLGFSTPNYFSTAFKNKFGVSPKEYKASL, from the coding sequence ATGTATCAATTTATAAAATATATTGTACTGTTTTTTGCAGTATCATTAAGTTTAGTTTCTTGCAAACAAAAACAGGGAGACAAAATTAAAGTTGGTTTTTCGCAAGCAATGACCACCGACGATTGGCGAAAACAAATGAACAATTCCATAAAAATTGAAGCTTCTTTAAGGCCAGAAGTCGATTTAACGATTAAAGACGCCAACAATAATGTTAATAGACAAATAGAAGATATAGAACGATTTATTTCTAACAAAGTTGATGTTATTATTGTTTCTCCCATTCAATCTAAACCATTAACGGCAGTTGTCGAAAAATCGATAAAAGCAGGAATTCCCGTTTTAGTTGTTGACAGAAAAATTGAGGGTGAAAATTACACCGCATACCTCGGCGCAGATAATATTGAAATTGGACGAATTGGAGCGCGTTATATTATTTCGCATAGCAAAGGTTCTGGTAAAATTATAGAAATTACTGGCGCTGCTGGATCTTCGCCTGCTTACGAAAGAACACTTGGTTTTAATCAAGTTATTAATGAAAATAAGCGATTTACTATTGTCAAAACCATTCAAGGCGATTGGGAAAAAGAATCTGTAAAAGCGCCTTTGAAAGCAGTGCTTCAGCAAAATCCTGATATCGAATATGTTTTTGCGCACAATGATAGAATGGCTTTAAGCGCTTGGGAAACAGCCAAAACTTTAGGACTTGAAAATAAAATTAAATTTATTGGTGTTGATGCTTTAAATAGTGTAAATGGCGGAATCGAATTGGTAAAAAGCGGTGTTTTGGATGGTACGATTTTGTATCCGACAGGAGGAAATGAAGCATTAAAATTAGCATTGAAAATTTACAATAAAGAATCTGTTTCTAAAAATAACATTCTGAATACCATTGTTATAGATAATAATAATGCTGAAATTATCGAAAACCAAATGGATAAAGTCGATCAGCAGCAATTGGTAATTGAATCGCAGCAAGGCGCTATAAAAGTGCAAGAAAAAGAATATGCTTCTCAGAATAACTTAGTTCGTTTGCTGAGTTTCTTTTTGGTAATTATTTTAAGTTTAACGATTTACAGTATTTATTCTACGATTTCGATTTCTCGAAAGAAAAAACAATTAGAAAGAATTAATCAAACGGTTATTGATCAAAACAGCGAAATTCAAGAAATGGCAGCAATTGCATCCAAAAGCAATGAAGCAAAGCTGAGTTTTTTTACGGGACTTTCGCATGAATTTAAAACGCCTATAACTTTGATTATGAGTTATGTGGAATCTCTAATTGAAAATGATAAAATAAAAGGAACTGCTCTGATTGATGAGGTTAAACTAATTCATAAAAACTCGAATCGTTTATTGAGACTTATAAATCAATTATTAGATTTTAGAAAAATTGAAGAGCAGAAATTTACTTTAAGAGCTTCAAATGTAAAGATATACGATTTCACGAATGAAGTTATGGCTAATTTTAAAGGAGAAGCAATCCGAAGAAATATCGATTTTCAATTAGTTGGCAAAAATAAAAATCTGGAACTTTTTATAGACAGCGGATTAATGGATAAAGTGTATTTCAATCTGTTATCCAACGCTTTTAAATTTACGCCAGACAATGGTAAAATTACCATTTCGATTGTTGAATCTCCAGACAATTCGGTTAAAATTCACTTTAAAGATTCTGGAATCGGAATTCCTGAAAATGAACAATCTAATGTTTTTAATCCGTTTTTTAGAGCTTCAAACAATAATAAAAACAGTTCTGGAATTGGTTTGCATTTATCGAAAGAATTTGTGCTTTTGCATAAAGGTAATATCGAATTAAAATCGAAACAAGGAAGCGAATTTGTGATTACTTTATGGAAAGGAAAAGAACATCTTAAGCCTGAAGAAATTATTCAAAAAGTTGAAAATCAAAATAATATTCCGAGTTTAATAACCGATAATTTAGATCTGGAATCTGAATTGAAAGACTTAAATGCAATTTCAGATTCAGAAAAACATTCGCTTTTAATTATAGAAGACAATATTGATTTAGTCACATTTTTAAAAGCAAAATTATCTAACGAATACATTGTCAATATTTCAGATGGAAGTGATGCCGTAGAAAAAGCATTAGAAATTATTCCGGATATTATTATTTGCGACATCAATCTCGTAGATAAAGACGGTTACGAAATTACCAAAGAACTTAAAAAAGACCTTCGTTCTTCGCACATTCCGATTATTATTTTAACAGCTCAAAGCAATAAAGAATCTGTTTTGAAGGGATTGCAAAGTGGTGTAGATCAATATTTAACAAAACCTTTCAGTCTTTCGATTTTAAAACAATCTATTTTAAGTTTATTATTTAATCGCGAAAAACTACGTTATTATTACACCAACAATATTTATCGCGTAGAACCAGAATCTAAATTCGGAAATCAAGAACAGACTTTTATTACCAAGATGAATAGCGTTATTATGAATAATGTCGAAAATCCGAAGTTTTCTGTTGAAGAATTAGCAGAGAAATTAGGGGTTTCTAGAGTACAATTATACAGAAAAGTTAAAGCCATTATCGGAATTAATATCAGCGATCATATTAATAACGTCAAATTAGAAAAAGCAGCAGAACTTTTAAAGTCAAATGAAATGAATATTTCAGAGATTGCGTACTCGCTTGGGTTCTCAACTCCAAACTATTTTTCGACAGCTTTTAAGAATAAATTCGGAGTTTCTCCAAAAGAATACAAAGCATCGCTTTAG
- a CDS encoding sugar porter family MFS transporter → MNKILIWSITAALAGFLFGFDTVVISGADKQLQLLWHSSDAFHGSVVMAMALWGTVVGAIFGGIPTNKIGRKKTLFWIGILYFVSAIGAAFANDPFVFAAFRFIGGLGVGASTIAAPAYVSEIAPADKRGRLVALYQFNIVLGILIAFISNYFLKDIGENAWRWMVGVQAIPSFIYILFILSIPESPRWLLSKNRDEEARKVLYKIDPSANIEDLMDDSRENGVVKHENIFMKKYRFPLILAFLIAFFNQFSGINAFLYYAPRIFEEAGLGQNTALLSSIGIGVTNLIFTLIGVTLIDKLGRKLLMYIGSIGYIISLGLVSAAFYYNWGGLSVPIFLFLFIASHAIGQGAVIWVFISEIFPNHIRASGQAFGSSVHWVLAAIIPSLIPMLFSEIGPEVVFLIFTLMMVLQLLFVIFLMPETKGISLEVLSETLTKKNIKKNEINETAAARSL, encoded by the coding sequence ATGAATAAGATATTGATTTGGTCTATTACTGCTGCACTGGCAGGTTTTCTTTTCGGTTTTGATACCGTAGTAATTTCTGGAGCTGATAAACAATTGCAGCTTCTTTGGCATTCTTCAGATGCTTTTCATGGTTCAGTCGTAATGGCAATGGCATTATGGGGAACTGTTGTTGGGGCTATTTTTGGAGGAATTCCAACCAATAAAATAGGACGTAAAAAGACCTTATTCTGGATTGGTATCTTATATTTTGTTTCTGCAATTGGAGCTGCTTTTGCAAATGATCCTTTTGTATTTGCTGCTTTTAGATTTATTGGAGGTTTAGGAGTTGGTGCTTCTACGATTGCGGCTCCCGCTTATGTTTCAGAAATTGCTCCTGCTGATAAACGCGGAAGGTTAGTGGCTTTATACCAGTTTAATATTGTTTTAGGAATTTTAATTGCCTTTATTTCAAACTACTTTTTAAAAGATATCGGAGAAAACGCTTGGAGATGGATGGTTGGCGTTCAGGCAATTCCGTCTTTTATTTACATACTTTTTATTCTAAGCATACCAGAAAGTCCGAGATGGCTATTATCTAAAAACCGAGACGAAGAAGCTCGTAAAGTTTTATACAAAATCGATCCTTCAGCAAATATCGAAGATCTTATGGACGATTCTCGCGAAAACGGTGTGGTTAAACATGAAAATATCTTCATGAAAAAATACCGTTTTCCTTTAATCTTAGCTTTTTTAATTGCTTTTTTCAATCAGTTTTCAGGAATTAATGCGTTTCTTTATTATGCGCCAAGAATTTTTGAAGAAGCAGGTTTAGGACAAAATACCGCTTTATTGAGCAGTATCGGAATTGGAGTTACAAATCTTATTTTCACTTTAATCGGTGTAACATTAATTGACAAATTAGGAAGGAAGTTGTTAATGTACATTGGTTCAATTGGATATATTATTTCGTTAGGTTTAGTTTCGGCTGCTTTTTATTACAATTGGGGCGGATTATCGGTTCCTATTTTCCTTTTCTTGTTCATTGCTTCTCATGCCATTGGTCAGGGAGCTGTAATTTGGGTTTTCATTTCAGAAATTTTCCCGAATCATATTCGCGCTTCAGGACAAGCATTTGGAAGCTCGGTGCATTGGGTTTTGGCGGCGATTATTCCGTCCTTAATTCCGATGTTATTTTCGGAAATTGGTCCAGAAGTCGTATTCCTGATTTTTACTTTGATGATGGTTTTGCAATTATTATTCGTAATTTTTCTAATGCCAGAAACAAAAGGAATTTCTTTGGAAGTTTTAAGTGAAACATTAACTAAAAAAAATATCAAAAAAAATGAAATCAACGAAACAGCTGCCGCTCGCTCTTTATAG
- a CDS encoding glycoside hydrolase family 32 protein, with protein MKSTKQLPLALYSALVLSIAGCTTFSASAQTKVLPSNANEEKMYRPNFHFTPKKGWMNDPNGMFYANGYYHLFYQYYPDKSVWGPMHWGHATSRDLIKWDEQPIAIYPDKDKYIFSGSAVVDVNNTSGLKIGNNAPIIAIYTLHDMTKEKEGKIDVEQQDIAYSNDNGFTWQKFEEGNPVVKNPGIRDFRDPKVTWDETHKQWIMVLAAQDRAQFYKSSNLKNWEFLSEFGKEIGAHGGVWECPDFFPIKVEGTKETKWVLIQNLNPGGPNGGSGVQYFVGDFDGKTFKLDPDFAKRLENEKAVWADYGKDNYAGVTWNNVPSADGRRLFIGWMSNWEYAQQVPTTSWRSSTTIARELKLVKKGTYYNLVSNPVKELDYYITETIRTKTLKGKENYTLVENGKADLTQAIVSLELKNLKTENYTFELSNSDGESLKFGLNNKENYLFVDRSKAGKNDFSDKFAATISKAFLNGNQREATFKIILDKTSIEIFYNNGEKVMTEIFFLEKPFTSLSVSSKEKIELNNLVIQKLDVLKRN; from the coding sequence ATGAAATCAACGAAACAGCTGCCGCTCGCTCTTTATAGTGCTTTAGTATTGTCGATTGCTGGCTGCACAACATTTTCAGCTTCGGCACAAACCAAGGTTTTGCCATCAAATGCAAATGAAGAAAAAATGTACCGTCCTAATTTTCATTTTACACCAAAAAAAGGATGGATGAATGATCCGAACGGAATGTTTTACGCCAACGGATATTATCATTTGTTTTATCAATATTATCCAGATAAAAGTGTTTGGGGACCAATGCATTGGGGACACGCAACAAGTAGAGATTTGATTAAATGGGATGAACAGCCAATTGCCATTTATCCGGATAAAGACAAATATATTTTTTCTGGAAGTGCTGTTGTAGATGTCAATAATACATCGGGTTTAAAAATTGGTAACAATGCACCAATTATCGCAATTTATACTTTGCACGATATGACAAAGGAAAAAGAAGGCAAAATAGATGTCGAGCAACAAGATATTGCTTATTCTAACGATAACGGTTTTACATGGCAGAAATTTGAGGAAGGAAATCCTGTCGTAAAAAATCCAGGAATTAGAGATTTTCGTGATCCAAAAGTAACTTGGGATGAAACACACAAACAGTGGATTATGGTTTTGGCAGCGCAGGACCGAGCGCAGTTTTACAAATCATCTAATCTAAAAAACTGGGAATTTTTATCTGAATTTGGAAAAGAGATAGGAGCACACGGCGGTGTTTGGGAATGTCCGGATTTCTTTCCAATCAAAGTGGAAGGAACTAAAGAAACCAAATGGGTTTTAATTCAAAACTTAAATCCGGGCGGACCAAACGGAGGTTCTGGAGTGCAATATTTTGTGGGAGATTTTGACGGAAAAACATTCAAACTTGATCCTGATTTTGCTAAAAGACTAGAAAATGAAAAAGCAGTTTGGGCAGATTATGGAAAAGATAATTATGCTGGAGTTACGTGGAATAATGTTCCAAGTGCAGACGGAAGAAGATTGTTTATCGGTTGGATGTCAAATTGGGAATACGCACAGCAAGTTCCAACAACAAGTTGGCGAAGCAGTACGACAATTGCCCGCGAATTGAAATTAGTTAAAAAAGGAACTTATTACAATTTGGTTAGCAATCCAGTAAAAGAACTTGATTATTATATTACGGAAACTATCCGAACAAAAACTTTAAAAGGGAAAGAGAATTATACTTTAGTCGAAAATGGAAAAGCAGATTTAACGCAAGCCATTGTAAGTTTAGAGTTGAAAAATTTAAAAACCGAAAATTATACGTTTGAGCTTTCCAATTCAGATGGAGAATCTTTAAAATTTGGTTTAAACAACAAAGAAAATTACTTATTCGTTGATCGTTCAAAAGCAGGAAAAAATGATTTCTCAGATAAATTTGCCGCAACCATTAGTAAAGCTTTTTTAAACGGAAATCAAAGAGAAGCCACTTTCAAAATTATTTTAGATAAAACTTCAATTGAAATATTCTATAATAATGGCGAAAAAGTAATGACGGAAATCTTTTTCTTAGAAAAACCATTTACATCGCTTTCAGTTTCTTCTAAAGAAAAAATCGAATTAAATAATTTAGTAATTCAAAAATTAGATGTTTTGAAAAGGAATTAA